A genomic window from Gossypium hirsutum isolate 1008001.06 chromosome D12, Gossypium_hirsutum_v2.1, whole genome shotgun sequence includes:
- the LOC107945473 gene encoding polyamine oxidase 2, with the protein MESSDKSNHQLRGGICYPNGARRPVRTPSVIVIGAGMAGIAAARALHEASFQVTVLESRDRIGGRVHTDYSFGFPVDLGASWLHGVSKENPLAPLISRLGLPLYRTSGDNSVLYDHDLESYALFDMDGHQVPQELVTKVGETFECILEETNKVRQEHSEDMSISSAFSIVFERRPELRLEGLAHKVLQWYVCRMEGWFASDADTISLKSWDQEELLPGGHGLMVRGYLPVINTLAKGIDIRLSHRVTNIVRRYTGVKVTVEDGTTFAADAVIVAVPLGVLKAKNIKFEPRLPEWKEAAIDELGVGIENKIILHFDKVFWPNVEFLGVVADTSYHCSYFLNLHKATGHSVLVYMPAGQLARDIEKMSDEAAVEFAFMQLKKILPEACAPIQYLVSRWGTDVNTLGSYSYDAVGMSHDLYERLRVPVDNIFFAGEATSMSYPGSIHGAFSTGQMAAEDCRMRVLERYGELNLLQPVMGEEAGLCVPLLITRL; encoded by the exons ATGGAGTCGTCGGACAAGAGTAATCACCAATTGCGTGGAG GTATTTGCTATCCAAATGGGGCGAGGAGGCCAGTAAGAACACCTTCAGTAATCGTGATTGGGGCTGGAATGGCTGGAATTGCAGCCGCACGTGCTCTCCATGAAGCCTCATTTCAG gttacGGTGTTAGAATCCAGGGACAGAATTGGAGGTCGAGTTCATACTGATTACTCATTTGGTTTTCCTGTTGACCTTGGTGCTTCATG GTTGCATGGAGTTTCGAAAGAAAATCCCTTGGCACCATTGATCAGTAGACTTGGACTACCACTTTATCGGACTAGTGGTGATAACTCTGTGCTGTATGACCATGACTTGGAGAG TTATGCACTTTTTGATATGGATGGTCATCAAGTTCCACAGGAGTTGGTCACTAAGGTTGGAGAAACATTTGAGTGCATTTTGGAAGAG ACGAATAAAGTGAGACAAGAGCACAGTGAAGACATGTCCATAAGTAGTGCTTTCTCAATTGTTTTCGAAAGAAGACCAGAATTAAG GTTGGAAGGGCTTGCACATAAGGTACTTCAGTGGTATGTATGCAGAATGGAAGGTTGGTTTGCTTCGGATGCTGATACCATCTCACTTAAAAGCTGGGACCAG GAAGAGCTATTACCTGGTGGTCACGGACTCATGGTCAGGGGCTATCTTCCTGTCATAAACACTCTGGCCAAAGGTATTGACATCCGCTTGAGCCACAG GGTTACAAACATAGTGAGGCGTTACACTGGAGTGAAGGTTACTGTGGAAGATGGTACTACATTTGCGGCGGATGCTGTTATCGTTGCTGTTCCTCTAGGCGTACTAAAAGCCAAGAATATCAAGTTCGAACCAAGGCTTCCTGAATGGAAGGAAGCAGCAATTGATGAACTTGGAGTGGGAATTGAGAATAAAATTATATTGCACTTTGACAAGGTGTTTTGGCCTAATGTGGAGTTTTTGGGAGTTGTTGCTGACACATCTTATCATTGCAGCTACTTTCTAAACCTTCATAAGGCGACAGGTCATTCTGTCCTCGTTTATATGCCTGCTGGGCAGCTGGCCAGAGACATTGAGAAAATGTCTGATGAAGCTGCTGTGGAGTTTGCTTTTATGCAACTCAAGAAGATCCTTCCAGAGGCATGTGCCCCG ATTCAGTATCTTGTTTCTCGATGGGGCACAGATGTGAACACACTAGGCTCCTATAGCTATGATGCAGTAGGCATGTCCCATGATCTGTATGAGAGGCTAAGAGTGCCAGTGGATAACATATTCTTTGCGGGGGAGGCAACCAGTATGAGCTATCCAGGGTCCATTCATGGTGCATTTTCAACTGGGCAGATGGCTGCTGAGGACTGTAGGATGCGTGTACTGGAGCGATATGGAGAGTTGAACTTGCTCCAACCAGTTATGGGTGAGGAAGCAGGGTTGTGTGTCCCGCTTTTAATAACGCGTTTGTAA